One stretch of Candidatus Eremiobacteraceae bacterium DNA includes these proteins:
- the pknB gene encoding Stk1 family PASTA domain-containing Ser/Thr kinase: MIYNNRYRVDAKIGEGGMAFVYRGYDLLLHRQVAIKVLRPQFAADEDFVQRFYQEAQAAARLSHPKIVNTYDVGENDGINYIVQEYVGGETLAALIEREGKLPEAAAIRYTQQICRALSASHRADLLHRDIKPSNILVTPDDDVRVADFGIAGAAETQGTASDAIMGSVPYCAPEVLAGDALSEATDLYSVGVVMYEMVTGKRPYPGESAQEVAAGQASGADAEALAVSVSPALGAIILKLIDPAPKNRYQTAGELLGALRRVARGESNADEDEPGLDSPTAVIRRRSAARRASVAADDAAPATWSGRRLAIFAAAAFAIVLIVAGVFTAMQSSARGLRMPDVGGKAVSDAVDLLHQSGIDDVSIKQHPDPKTQAGLIDGTEPPAGSAMRPTDRVTLMVSAGPQSTAVPNVVGKNLKTATATLAAAGFSVQVGTTIHSYSVPVGAVAKTNPGAGSPAEKSGTVVLFPSSGPQAVSVPNVVSLTDGDARAALTKLGLTMQVAQVVASDNIPAHTIIDQDPTGGTPAEPHSAVMVTVSGGPNAVAVPSVVGGTVDDARRVLSQAGLAVGNIAQAMDSGTTPGTVVSQNPQANAQTAQGGTVDLVIAANSVASPLPEPATSASPADQGKSPMVIPNVLGMTVDAARAVLEKAGFTVAKVILAPGSPPDAKVVATDPPMGGVPPSGVTVVNLVLGPQPGH; encoded by the coding sequence ATGATATACAACAATCGATACCGGGTGGACGCGAAGATCGGCGAGGGCGGGATGGCCTTCGTCTATCGCGGCTATGACCTTTTGCTTCATCGGCAAGTCGCGATAAAAGTGCTCAGGCCGCAATTCGCGGCAGATGAAGACTTCGTGCAACGCTTCTATCAAGAGGCGCAGGCCGCCGCCCGGCTCAGCCATCCCAAGATCGTCAATACGTACGATGTGGGCGAGAACGACGGCATCAATTACATCGTGCAGGAGTACGTCGGCGGCGAAACCCTTGCGGCGCTGATCGAACGCGAAGGCAAATTGCCCGAAGCCGCCGCCATTCGCTACACGCAGCAGATCTGTCGCGCGCTCTCGGCGTCGCACCGCGCCGACCTTCTCCATCGCGACATCAAGCCGTCGAACATCCTCGTGACGCCCGATGACGACGTTCGCGTCGCCGACTTCGGGATAGCCGGCGCCGCCGAGACGCAAGGCACGGCGAGCGACGCGATCATGGGCTCCGTGCCATACTGCGCGCCGGAGGTGTTGGCGGGCGACGCCCTCAGCGAAGCCACCGATTTGTACAGCGTCGGCGTCGTGATGTATGAAATGGTCACCGGCAAGCGGCCATATCCCGGCGAGTCGGCGCAAGAAGTCGCGGCGGGGCAGGCGAGCGGTGCGGATGCGGAAGCGCTCGCGGTGAGCGTCTCGCCGGCATTGGGCGCGATCATTCTGAAGCTCATCGATCCGGCGCCGAAAAATCGTTATCAAACCGCTGGAGAATTGCTCGGCGCGCTGCGCCGCGTCGCGCGCGGCGAGTCCAACGCCGACGAGGACGAACCGGGCCTAGACAGTCCGACGGCGGTCATACGCCGTCGCTCCGCCGCCCGGCGCGCTTCAGTGGCCGCCGACGACGCAGCGCCGGCCACATGGAGCGGCCGCCGGCTGGCGATCTTCGCTGCAGCCGCCTTCGCAATCGTACTCATCGTCGCGGGCGTCTTCACGGCCATGCAAAGTTCTGCGCGCGGCCTTCGCATGCCCGATGTAGGAGGTAAGGCCGTCTCCGATGCTGTCGATCTGCTTCATCAATCCGGCATCGATGACGTGTCGATCAAACAGCATCCGGATCCCAAAACCCAGGCCGGGTTGATCGACGGCACCGAGCCGCCGGCGGGTTCGGCGATGCGGCCGACCGACCGGGTCACGTTGATGGTGAGCGCCGGGCCGCAAAGCACAGCCGTTCCAAACGTTGTCGGAAAGAATCTGAAAACCGCCACGGCGACGCTTGCGGCCGCGGGATTTTCCGTGCAAGTCGGCACCACCATCCATTCGTACAGCGTGCCGGTAGGTGCGGTCGCAAAAACAAATCCGGGCGCCGGGTCGCCGGCCGAAAAATCGGGCACCGTCGTATTGTTTCCGAGCAGCGGTCCGCAAGCCGTCTCGGTGCCGAACGTCGTGTCCTTGACCGATGGCGACGCGCGAGCCGCACTGACGAAGCTGGGTTTGACGATGCAAGTCGCTCAGGTTGTCGCAAGCGACAACATTCCTGCGCACACGATCATCGATCAGGATCCGACCGGCGGCACGCCGGCAGAGCCGCACTCGGCAGTGATGGTCACGGTCAGCGGCGGGCCAAACGCGGTCGCGGTGCCGAGCGTGGTCGGCGGAACGGTTGACGACGCGCGCCGCGTGCTCAGCCAGGCCGGACTCGCGGTCGGGAATATCGCGCAGGCGATGGATTCGGGCACGACGCCGGGAACCGTGGTCAGCCAAAATCCGCAGGCAAACGCGCAAACGGCGCAAGGCGGCACGGTGGATCTCGTGATCGCTGCGAATTCGGTCGCAAGTCCACTACCCGAACCGGCGACCAGCGCTTCACCGGCCGATCAAGGCAAGTCTCCCATGGTGATTCCCAACGTCCTCGGCATGACTGTCGACGCTGCACGGGCGGTGCTCGAAAAGGCAGGCTTCACCGTCGCCAAAGTGATTCTCGCGCCAGGTAGTCCGCCGGACGCCAAAGTCGTCGCCACCGATCCGCCGATGGGCGGCGTTCCGCCGTCGGGCGTGACGGTCGTCAATCTGGTGCTTGGCCCGCAGCCGGGCCACTGA
- the ruvC gene encoding crossover junction endodeoxyribonuclease RuvC: MRILGIDPSLYSTGYGMIDTSGRELRLIEGGVLAPGRSAALPERLAELQRGLLDVIRSLRPDAMVVEEIFSRPAFPRTAILMAHARGALVCAAALRGLPVYDYAATRVKRALVGRGAASKAQVAAMVVQTLRLRKAPDQTDVTDALALAITHARRSAPGAVSRGSQR, from the coding sequence GTGCGTATCCTGGGCATCGATCCGAGCTTGTACTCGACCGGCTACGGCATGATCGACACGAGCGGTCGCGAGCTGCGGCTCATCGAAGGCGGCGTGCTCGCGCCAGGCAGATCGGCGGCGTTGCCGGAGCGGCTCGCTGAATTGCAGCGCGGACTGCTGGACGTGATCCGGTCGTTGAGGCCGGATGCCATGGTTGTAGAAGAGATATTCTCGCGCCCCGCTTTTCCGCGCACCGCGATCCTCATGGCACACGCGCGCGGCGCGCTCGTGTGCGCGGCGGCATTGCGCGGTTTGCCCGTGTACGACTATGCGGCCACGCGCGTCAAGCGCGCGCTCGTGGGCAGAGGGGCCGCTTCGAAAGCCCAGGTGGCGGCGATGGTGGTGCAGACGCTGCGGCTTCGCAAAGCGCCGGACCAGACGGACGTGACCGACGCTCTGGCGCTAGCCATCACGCACGCACGGCGCAGTGCGCCGGGAGCCGTGTCTCGCGGGTCGCAGCGATGA
- the ruvA gene encoding Holliday junction branch migration protein RuvA, with protein MTFSRIDGTLRERGENTVLIETAGLSYSILLPGCVADKLSAVAIGDPLRLEIFSYLQIDGNRGTANYVGFTNTVERDFFEALLTVASIGPKTAARAFSRPMAEIARRIDEGDHASLRGLPGIGAQKAKDIIAKLQGKVSRFGLIRGEEDGKRPAAHPDFVAEAIDVLLQLQYRRGEAERMATEAMAANKGIANAEDLLAEIYKQQRPAAP; from the coding sequence ATGACCTTTTCGCGAATCGACGGTACGCTGCGCGAACGAGGCGAGAACACGGTACTGATCGAGACCGCCGGGCTCTCCTATTCGATACTGCTGCCCGGGTGTGTCGCAGACAAGCTCAGCGCAGTCGCGATCGGCGACCCGCTGCGGCTTGAGATATTTTCATACCTACAGATCGACGGCAACCGCGGCACCGCCAACTACGTCGGATTCACGAACACCGTTGAGCGAGATTTTTTCGAAGCTCTGCTCACGGTCGCGAGCATCGGACCGAAAACGGCGGCTCGCGCGTTTTCCAGGCCGATGGCGGAGATCGCGCGGCGCATCGATGAAGGCGACCACGCGAGCTTGCGCGGCCTTCCGGGTATCGGCGCCCAAAAAGCCAAGGATATCATCGCCAAATTGCAAGGCAAGGTATCGCGCTTCGGCCTCATCCGCGGCGAAGAGGACGGCAAGCGTCCGGCCGCACATCCGGATTTCGTCGCCGAAGCGATCGACGTACTGCTGCAATTGCAATACCGGCGCGGCGAAGCCGAGCGCATGGCTACCGAGGCGATGGCCGCCAACAAGGGGATCGCGAACGCTGAAGACCTTCTCGCGGAAATCTACAAGCAACAGCGGCCGGCCGCGCCGTGA
- a CDS encoding NAD-dependent epimerase/dehydratase family protein, which translates to MNILVIGGTRFLGPHFVRAALAREHQVTVFNRGSRRLPEMPALRQVHGHRRRDLDSLNGGWYDVVVDTCAFHPNEIAASASVLEKRCARYCLISSVSVYSGESGDLDESAAVADPPVPVPDAMTLEHYGALKALCESRARDAFAAKLLVVRPGLIAGPDDTTHRFAYWVRRIARGGDVVAPSPPDAPVEFVDVRDLAAWLLLALEQRLSGTYNADGPARRTTMSELMDECIAVLGSDARLHWIDPQRLLDFGVEPWVELPLWIPQAAGGFLTFDSSKARRDGLACRPIGATIAAVRAWDREHGRPDDAVATLTAEKEAAVLRSCEL; encoded by the coding sequence GTGAATATCCTCGTCATCGGAGGGACTCGGTTTCTCGGCCCTCATTTTGTCAGAGCGGCATTGGCGAGAGAGCACCAAGTGACGGTGTTCAACCGCGGGTCGCGGCGGCTACCGGAAATGCCCGCTCTGCGCCAAGTGCACGGCCACCGGCGCCGCGACCTCGATTCGCTGAACGGAGGCTGGTACGACGTCGTCGTCGACACGTGCGCTTTTCATCCGAACGAAATCGCGGCGTCTGCATCGGTGCTCGAAAAGAGATGTGCGCGCTATTGTCTCATCTCATCCGTGAGCGTCTATTCAGGCGAGTCGGGCGATCTCGACGAGTCCGCAGCAGTCGCCGACCCGCCCGTACCCGTGCCCGATGCGATGACGCTCGAGCACTACGGCGCGCTTAAAGCGCTCTGTGAGAGCCGCGCACGAGACGCATTCGCGGCCAAGCTGCTTGTCGTGCGCCCCGGCCTCATAGCCGGTCCGGACGACACAACCCATCGTTTTGCCTACTGGGTTCGTAGGATCGCGCGCGGCGGCGACGTCGTCGCGCCGAGTCCGCCGGACGCGCCCGTTGAGTTCGTCGACGTGCGCGATCTCGCCGCGTGGCTTCTGCTCGCGCTCGAGCAACGATTGTCGGGCACGTATAACGCAGACGGACCCGCGCGCCGGACGACGATGTCGGAATTGATGGACGAATGCATCGCCGTACTTGGTTCCGATGCTCGCCTGCATTGGATCGACCCACAGCGGCTTTTGGATTTCGGCGTCGAGCCGTGGGTGGAGCTGCCGTTGTGGATACCACAGGCGGCCGGCGGGTTTCTGACGTTCGATTCCTCGAAGGCACGGCGCGACGGTCTTGCGTGCCGGCCGATCGGCGCCACGATCGCCGCGGTGCGTGCGTGGGACCGCGAGCACGGACGGCCCGACGATGCGGTCGCAACGCTGACCGCCGAAAAGGAAGCGGCCGTGCTGCGCTCGTGCGAACTTTGA
- the ruvB gene encoding Holliday junction branch migration DNA helicase RuvB has product MPPRKPTIHGDQTGDASTRRAIVSPEETVEEQIIAVTLRPAGFDRYVGQTAVVENLKISIEAARRRAEPLDHVLLHGPPGLGKTTLANIIARDLGATFHQVSGPTLERPGDLVGILTNLQRGDVLFIDEIHRLPRVVEEFLYPAMEDFAIDFMVDKGAYAKTIKISLQQFTLIGATTRVGMLSAPLRDRFGIVHHLEYYSADELHTIVTHSADVLGVALGRDGGREIAGRARGTPRIANRLLRRVRDFAEVKAGGAIDREVAQAALQLERIDLLGLDPLDRAFLHALIGQYNGGPVGIGALAASLSEEEATLVDVVEPYLMQIGFLQRTAGGRRATPAAKAHIGAPANDPPRLL; this is encoded by the coding sequence ATGCCGCCGCGCAAACCCACGATCCACGGTGATCAGACGGGCGACGCGTCCACGCGCCGCGCGATCGTCAGCCCGGAGGAAACCGTTGAAGAACAGATCATCGCCGTCACGCTTCGTCCGGCAGGCTTCGATCGTTACGTAGGACAGACCGCAGTCGTCGAAAATCTGAAGATCTCGATCGAAGCGGCCAGACGGCGCGCCGAACCCCTCGATCACGTACTGCTCCACGGTCCTCCTGGTCTAGGGAAGACCACGCTGGCGAACATCATCGCGCGCGACCTCGGCGCGACGTTTCATCAGGTATCCGGGCCGACGCTAGAACGGCCCGGCGATCTCGTCGGCATTCTGACGAACTTGCAGCGCGGCGACGTGCTGTTCATCGACGAGATCCACCGTCTCCCGCGTGTGGTCGAAGAATTTCTGTATCCGGCGATGGAAGATTTCGCCATCGATTTCATGGTCGATAAGGGCGCATACGCGAAGACGATCAAGATCAGCCTTCAGCAGTTCACGTTGATCGGCGCCACCACGCGCGTCGGCATGCTGTCGGCGCCGCTGCGCGACCGATTCGGTATCGTCCATCACCTGGAATACTACAGTGCGGACGAGCTGCACACAATCGTCACCCACTCCGCAGACGTCCTCGGCGTCGCGCTCGGTCGCGACGGCGGCCGCGAGATCGCCGGGCGTGCACGTGGCACGCCGCGCATCGCCAACCGGTTGCTGCGCCGCGTCCGCGACTTCGCTGAAGTCAAAGCCGGCGGTGCGATCGACCGCGAAGTGGCCCAGGCGGCGCTCCAACTCGAACGCATCGACCTGCTCGGGCTTGATCCGCTCGACCGCGCGTTTCTCCACGCGCTCATCGGACAATACAATGGCGGACCGGTTGGCATCGGCGCACTTGCCGCAAGCCTCAGCGAAGAAGAAGCGACGTTGGTGGACGTCGTGGAGCCCTATTTGATGCAGATCGGCTTCTTGCAGCGCACCGCCGGGGGCCGGCGCGCGACGCCCGCCGCAAAGGCGCATATCGGAGCGCCCGCAAACGACCCGCCGCGATTGCTTTGA
- a CDS encoding SpoIID/LytB domain-containing protein encodes MIALCALVPTPARADEPVRIAVARHVHATVIASESALLVRPLDQSVLGLPFVAPDLATVLDLRAVAGRLIIAGSIPAGQKIAIVSPLGLPIAVDGMPYRGSFIVQVDPDGEITVVNVIDLEQYLYGVVGSEMPASWPAAALKAQAVVARTYAIGRLGIRDDVGYDLVAGEADQAYRGIDGESPAVIAAVDSTRGAILVYDGQIVHAYYSADDGGYTADGAALSDPQPYLVPLRDPYAAGSPDRYWSASVNAAEFAQSVNALIAPVGSLTGVAMGATDSSGRLRSVLLTGSVGSAALSGFDFRRLAGRHLVRSTRISSVALNGRVIRVMGTGFGHGVGMSQWGARTMAADRFDYPGILRFYFRGTALTTIADAPSNAPLTSNGP; translated from the coding sequence GTGATCGCGCTATGCGCGCTTGTTCCCACGCCCGCACGAGCCGATGAGCCCGTTCGCATCGCTGTCGCGAGGCACGTGCACGCCACCGTCATCGCATCGGAGTCGGCGCTGCTGGTCCGGCCGCTCGACCAAAGCGTCCTCGGGCTACCGTTCGTCGCGCCGGACCTCGCGACCGTACTGGATCTGCGAGCGGTCGCCGGCCGCCTCATCATCGCGGGATCGATCCCCGCCGGTCAAAAGATCGCCATCGTCTCCCCGCTTGGTTTGCCGATCGCCGTCGACGGAATGCCCTACCGCGGCAGCTTCATCGTGCAAGTCGATCCCGACGGCGAGATCACGGTCGTCAACGTCATCGATCTGGAGCAATATCTGTACGGCGTCGTCGGCAGCGAAATGCCTGCGTCGTGGCCCGCCGCGGCGTTGAAGGCCCAGGCCGTCGTCGCGCGCACGTATGCGATCGGGCGGCTCGGCATCCGCGACGATGTCGGCTACGACTTGGTGGCTGGTGAAGCGGATCAGGCGTATCGCGGCATCGATGGCGAGTCCCCTGCGGTGATCGCCGCGGTGGACTCGACGCGCGGCGCAATCCTGGTCTACGACGGGCAGATCGTGCACGCGTACTACTCCGCCGATGATGGCGGATATACCGCGGACGGAGCGGCGCTATCGGATCCGCAACCATATCTCGTTCCGCTTCGCGACCCTTATGCTGCGGGTTCACCAGACCGCTATTGGTCGGCGTCGGTCAACGCCGCCGAGTTTGCGCAATCGGTCAACGCGCTCATCGCTCCCGTCGGCTCGCTGACTGGGGTCGCAATGGGTGCCACCGATAGCTCGGGCCGGCTGCGATCTGTTCTGCTGACGGGTTCGGTTGGAAGCGCGGCACTATCCGGTTTTGATTTCCGGCGGCTGGCGGGCCGCCATCTCGTTCGCAGCACGCGAATCTCATCCGTCGCGCTGAACGGTCGCGTGATCCGCGTGATGGGGACCGGCTTCGGTCATGGCGTCGGCATGTCGCAATGGGGCGCACGGACTATGGCGGCGGATCGCTTCGATTATCCGGGCATTCTGCGCTTTTATTTCAGAGGAACGGCGCTCACCACGATCGCCGATGCGCCGAGCAATGCGCCGCTGACGAGCAACGGTCCGTGA
- the queA gene encoding tRNA preQ1(34) S-adenosylmethionine ribosyltransferase-isomerase QueA: MTAPSAASVDEHRTAAYEYALPRELIAQRPTEKRDGSRLLVVPRDDAVRHRHFSEIRRELRPGDLLIANDARVLRARLRATRAGGGAAEVLLLHPADTAESWEALVRPGRRIRPGELLKLAEGATIEIGDRTPGGGRVVRFAGISADDAMSRFGTIPLPPYITEPPADAGERYQTVYARKAAAAAAPTAGLHFTEELLDQLRADGVEWATLTLDVGAGTFAPVTADDIRMHVMHRERYEIPASTANAVNAARTQGRRIVAVGTTSLRALESAVNEDGRITEGAGTTGIFIYPPFAFRAVDALITNFHLPRSTLLMLVCAFAGRERMLAAYQTAVTERYRFFSFGDAMFVERA, encoded by the coding sequence GTGACCGCACCGTCCGCCGCGAGCGTGGACGAACATCGCACGGCCGCATACGAATACGCGCTGCCGCGCGAGCTGATCGCACAGAGGCCAACCGAGAAACGCGACGGGTCGCGGCTGCTGGTCGTGCCGCGAGACGACGCCGTTCGTCACCGCCACTTCTCCGAAATCCGCCGAGAGTTGCGGCCGGGCGACCTTCTCATCGCAAACGATGCGCGCGTGTTGCGTGCACGTCTTCGCGCCACCCGCGCCGGCGGAGGCGCGGCCGAAGTGTTGCTCTTGCACCCGGCGGACACGGCCGAATCGTGGGAAGCGCTCGTGCGCCCGGGCCGGCGCATCAGGCCGGGCGAACTTCTAAAGCTCGCGGAGGGCGCGACGATTGAGATCGGCGATCGGACGCCTGGAGGCGGCCGGGTCGTACGGTTCGCTGGGATCAGCGCGGACGATGCGATGAGCCGCTTCGGAACCATTCCACTTCCGCCGTATATAACCGAGCCGCCGGCAGATGCCGGCGAACGTTATCAAACGGTTTATGCGCGCAAGGCCGCGGCCGCGGCCGCGCCCACGGCGGGTCTTCACTTCACCGAGGAACTGTTAGACCAGCTACGCGCCGATGGCGTGGAGTGGGCGACGCTGACGCTGGACGTCGGAGCCGGAACGTTCGCGCCGGTCACGGCCGACGACATCCGCATGCATGTCATGCACCGCGAGCGCTACGAAATTCCGGCGTCCACTGCTAACGCGGTCAACGCAGCGCGCACGCAGGGAAGACGCATCGTCGCCGTCGGCACGACTTCGTTGCGCGCGTTGGAATCGGCGGTGAACGAAGATGGCCGTATAACGGAAGGCGCAGGTACAACGGGGATCTTCATCTATCCGCCGTTCGCTTTTCGCGCCGTCGACGCGTTGATCACCAATTTCCATCTGCCGCGTTCCACGCTCCTCATGCTGGTCTGCGCGTTCGCGGGCCGCGAACGGATGCTTGCGGCATATCAAACCGCCGTCACCGAACGTTACCGGTTCTTTTCCTTCGGCGACGCCATGTTCGTCGAACGCGCCTAG
- a CDS encoding NFACT family protein, which translates to MTLDVWLVGRLALELDERLRGARVQSLRSEPLGLAMACHRRGTQVALIASLAPEGPLLAAVEGDAEEYESGPAGWTGAVAALLRNATVEAVHAVPHDRIINVDLTSRSAFGVPSRHRLVFELEPRKANALVLRPIDGGGFTVLAVAKTIEGAEGARDVAAGKPYEPPPARNTSADSAARIPALDAERAAGGEPRELARRLSIAEPSCSPPLAREVIQRVLRDGDAAPSLARTLEEWSALRTDVARCAADIHAPVFAYMRGGTAVACHCVPLSWAPGAAESHASLNEVCAQELSFARRRRNAPLAAALRKRLGVMLSRCADESARLRAAQVAAAEADSLRISGDAIYAHLSELTSGQDFFTTRDGTTIVLDPLLDPKENAQAYFKRFRKARSGLPRIAERLLALEANRALWEQMLWEVERAEETGDPGAFDEVAEAINLRRSQRTAAGARSPARKDRTVALPSGAIAHVGRSPKDNERVTFSVAGPNDLWFHARGIPGAHVVIRAPDGRSTATDDDILAAAALAAGQSRGAAAGKVEVDFTQRKHVRKQGKGRPGLVWYTDFKTVLVAPRKI; encoded by the coding sequence ATGACACTCGACGTCTGGCTCGTCGGCCGGCTGGCACTTGAATTGGACGAGCGCCTGCGTGGCGCCCGCGTCCAGTCGTTGCGAAGTGAGCCGCTGGGACTTGCAATGGCGTGTCACCGGCGCGGTACGCAAGTGGCGCTCATCGCCTCGCTGGCGCCCGAAGGTCCGCTGCTAGCCGCTGTCGAGGGCGATGCCGAAGAATACGAAAGCGGCCCCGCTGGTTGGACGGGCGCTGTGGCCGCGCTCTTGCGCAATGCCACGGTCGAGGCCGTCCACGCCGTTCCGCACGACCGCATAATCAACGTGGATTTGACTTCTCGTTCGGCGTTTGGCGTGCCTTCCCGGCATCGACTCGTGTTCGAGTTGGAACCGCGCAAAGCGAACGCGCTCGTCCTTCGCCCGATCGATGGCGGCGGATTCACGGTATTGGCTGTGGCAAAAACGATCGAAGGTGCAGAAGGTGCGCGCGACGTCGCAGCCGGCAAGCCGTACGAACCGCCGCCGGCGCGTAATACTTCCGCCGACTCTGCTGCTCGAATCCCGGCACTCGACGCCGAACGAGCGGCAGGCGGCGAACCGCGCGAGCTTGCCCGCAGGCTGAGCATCGCCGAACCGTCGTGTTCTCCGCCGCTTGCGCGCGAGGTCATCCAACGTGTATTGCGCGACGGCGACGCCGCGCCGTCGCTCGCCCGCACACTGGAAGAATGGTCGGCATTGCGGACGGACGTCGCTCGATGCGCGGCCGACATTCACGCGCCGGTCTTCGCGTACATGCGCGGCGGAACCGCGGTTGCCTGTCATTGCGTCCCCCTCAGCTGGGCGCCGGGGGCCGCTGAATCGCACGCGTCGCTGAACGAAGTGTGCGCACAGGAGCTTTCCTTCGCGCGCCGCCGCCGCAATGCGCCGCTTGCGGCAGCGCTACGCAAGCGGTTGGGGGTCATGCTTTCCCGGTGCGCCGACGAATCTGCGCGATTGCGCGCCGCGCAGGTGGCGGCGGCCGAAGCCGATTCGCTGCGCATCTCGGGAGACGCGATCTACGCCCATCTGTCGGAGCTGACGTCCGGCCAAGACTTCTTCACGACCCGCGATGGAACGACGATCGTCCTCGACCCGCTTCTCGATCCCAAAGAGAATGCGCAAGCGTATTTCAAGCGCTTCCGCAAAGCGCGCAGCGGTCTTCCGCGGATCGCCGAGCGCCTGCTCGCGCTCGAAGCCAACCGCGCTTTGTGGGAGCAGATGCTCTGGGAAGTAGAACGCGCGGAAGAGACCGGCGATCCCGGCGCGTTCGACGAGGTCGCCGAGGCCATCAATCTGCGGCGATCGCAACGCACTGCCGCGGGCGCCCGCTCTCCCGCACGCAAGGACCGCACCGTGGCGCTTCCGAGCGGTGCCATCGCGCATGTCGGAAGATCACCCAAAGACAACGAGCGCGTCACGTTTTCCGTGGCCGGGCCAAACGATCTCTGGTTCCACGCGCGCGGCATTCCGGGCGCTCACGTGGTGATTCGAGCGCCGGACGGCCGTTCGACGGCGACCGACGACGACATACTCGCTGCGGCCGCGCTGGCTGCGGGCCAGAGCCGCGGCGCCGCCGCGGGAAAGGTGGAAGTGGACTTCACCCAGCGCAAACACGTGCGCAAGCAGGGTAAAGGCCGGCCCGGACTTGTCTGGTACACGGATTTCAAGACGGTGCTCGTCGCACCGCGCAAGATATGA
- the gmk gene encoding guanylate kinase has product MLLVVSGPSGVGKDSLIEELRRQEPTLAYSTSATTRAARPGEIDAIHYFFISRATFERMMAEDAFIETREYANNLYGTPKQFVLDALAAGRDVIMKPEVNGALAIKRAFPQAVLVFLTAPSDDALAQRLERRSTETPADIARRLEIAKLEERFVIDYDYLIVNDALETALGQLRAVLTAERLRVARLRAKDRSA; this is encoded by the coding sequence GTGCTTCTGGTTGTATCCGGGCCTTCCGGCGTCGGCAAGGACAGTCTGATCGAAGAATTGCGGCGTCAGGAACCAACGCTCGCGTATTCGACGTCGGCCACGACCCGCGCAGCGCGCCCCGGCGAAATCGACGCGATCCATTACTTCTTCATTTCGCGAGCGACATTCGAGCGGATGATGGCTGAGGATGCGTTTATCGAGACGCGCGAATACGCCAACAATCTTTACGGCACGCCGAAGCAGTTCGTCCTGGACGCGCTGGCGGCCGGCCGCGATGTGATTATGAAGCCGGAAGTCAACGGCGCTCTCGCGATCAAACGCGCTTTTCCGCAAGCGGTGCTTGTATTCTTGACCGCGCCGTCGGACGACGCGCTGGCGCAGCGCTTGGAGCGGCGCAGCACCGAGACGCCCGCCGACATCGCGCGACGGCTCGAGATCGCGAAATTGGAAGAGCGTTTCGTGATCGATTACGACTACCTCATCGTGAATGACGCGCTTGAAACCGCTCTCGGCCAATTGCGCGCCGTATTGACGGCCGAGCGATTGAGAGTCGCCCGGCTTCGGGCTAAGGACAGGAGCGCCTGA